ATACCTTATCAAGCTTAATATTGGTATAGGTACCCACATCCTGCTAATTGAAAAAATACCTTTTGACGACTCGCTGGTAATCAGTATCAATGGTAAGGAAAACACTACCGTGTCGCAAAAATTTGGCGAGAATATTTTGATTGATTGAGAGGCGGATTTTTTTCAAGCGAAGGCCCTAAGGAGCAAAGAAAGACAAACAAATACTTTGCGCCTTGACTTCTTTGCGTATTTGCGCGAAATAAATAGCCCTTCTGACTATTTGAAAAAAGTGTCATTTTTTTGTCTTTATTCCTTGCTATTTGCTCCAATTTATAGCCAAATCCCTGATTTACGTTATTCGCAATCTTGTTTTCATCTTATTTTCATATAAGCAATCTACCTTAGTTGTTGTAGAGGTGAGAGGTAACATTTTTGTTATAAACAAAATCATCCTACAGCGGGATTAGAGTAGTTTGATTTTTGACGATAAAAAATTTATTTTATGCTGGCAGTAAAAACTTTAGGTAACAATTTAACCACCTACAAACGTAATGTACACGCTATGGGTGATAAATTTGAGATTAGTGTGGTTGGAAGTGATCCTTTATTGGCCAATGAACAAATAGAAATCGCTATCGACGAGATCAACCGGGTCGAAAAACTGCTTTCGGCTTTTGGCGACCACAGCAATATTAAACAAATTAACCGCGAAGCCGGTGTGGCCCCGGTAAAAGCCAATGGCGAAATTTTCAGGTTAATTAGCCGTGCTTTACAGATATCTGAACTTACACACGGTGCTTTTGATATTACCTATTTCACCGGTAATACCGGCAACGATACAACTTCGGTTGAAAACGTGACTGTTAAAACGGCCCCATACTCGGTAATGCAAACCAACTATCAAAATGTTGTACTTGATGCCGGCAAACAAACTATTTTTTTAAAGGAAAAAGGTATGCGCATTGGCTTTGGAGCCAACAGTAAGGGATACGCCGCCGACAGGGCAAAATTTATTTTGCAAATGAATGGCGTAAGCAGCGGCGTTATTAATTCAGGTGGCGATTTGCTAACCTGGGGCACACAGCCTAATAACAAACCATGGACGGTAGGCACTGCTGATCCGGAACAGCGGAAACAACCATTTGCCCACCTTAACATTAGCAATATGGCGTTTGCCACATCGGTAAATGCCGAAAAATATGCAAGCATCAGCAAGAAAAAATTTCAAAGTATTGCCAGTGCCAATAAAGGTTTCCCGGTAAGCGAAATTAAAAGCGTAAGCGTGCTTAGCCCAACCGCCGAATTGGCCGATGCCATGGCATCTCCTATGATTAGCATTGGCATTAACGCCGGCATGTATTTAATTAACCAGCTAAATCAAATTGCCTGTGTTATTATTGACGACCAGGACCGCGTTTATATGTCAAAAGGCATCAGCATATAAAACCTTTAATCTTATTTATTTTAAACCAATCATAATTATTCCGGCAAGCGTGTAATCACTTGTTTGTATAAGCATTTTCCCTTGCTTAAATAAACAGGTGATAATTGTTATCAACAGTACCCCCAATTTGGGTATTACTGTTTATATTGACCGATATTTGAATATAATTTTAAGTTTTTCTTCCTCTCAATGGTAAAGTGGTTTGCGTATATTGTACTGTTATTGATATTTACGCCACATTTATCTGATGCCGGTACTACAAACAGCCCATCAAATCCTGTTGAATACCATCATACGGTTACGTTGCAGCATCATAATTTACCGGCCGATACTACGTTATCAAAAAGTAAAAAAGAGCAGGAAGAAAAAAATAAAATTAAAGAGGTAGCTAAAGCAAAACGGCAGGCCAAGCCCGCAAAGGTGAATGAAAACACTCTACCTGTGGCGCCCAAACCTAAGCCGAAAAGACAGCGCCGGCCCGAAGGGCTGGAGCGTCCGCCGGAAATACCTCGACGAAATGGCGATTAAACAGGTGGTTAACAAACAATTTACCAATTTTTGATGAAGTACCTTTGCTTATTTTTTTTTATTGCCGGCAGTAATGCCTTATATGCCACAGGTATTAACACCCGGTTTTTGACCGGTGGCAACATCCATATTGTGGCCGATACAGATACCATCATCAGGAAAAAATCTGTTTCGGTGGGGGTGAATTATGGCAGCGACGCCCTCTTTTTCGGACGTACCAGCCCTGTTAAATATCCCTTTGTTACCGGCGATGTTATTTATAACAGCAAACAAGGTTTTTTTGCGTATGGTTCGGTATTAAAGGTTTTGGGGTATGCGCCGGTTGATGAAGTTGATGTTGGCGGCGGATACTTTTACAAACTGTCTAAAAAGTTTTCGGGCACGGTAAGCTATACCCGGTTTATTTTTAATAAGCAAGCCAACGTAATCAAATCGGCTTCGTCAAATGATATTAACCTGAAAAACTCATATGATTGGAAGTTTTTGAAAACCAGCGTTATTGCGGACTACCTTTTTGGCAAATCAAACGATTTTTTTGTTACCGTTACAAACTCCAAATACATTGAAACAAGTTGGAGCATTTTTGATGATCAGGATTACCTTTCATTTAATCCATCATTCAATTTTATAACGGGAACCCAAAATTTTGTGCAGCGATACTCTGTAGACCATCGTTTTAAACAGGATATTGACAACATATATGTGTACGATGATGCAAACTCCGCACGGTATAACCGCAAGTTTAAAATGCTTAACTACAGCTTTAAGGTGCCCATTGCTTATAACAGGCCCCATTACACCCTTGAGGCTTCATGGCGTTATTCTATTCCGGTTAACGTAGAGGGGATGCTCGAAAACCATAAAGAATCGTTTTTTAACTTTACATTCTTCTACTTGTTTTATTAATACCAGCGCATGAATGTTTTAATTATTGAAGACGAAAAAGCGCTTGCACAGGAACTGGAGATATTTCTGACCAATTATAACTACATCTGCGAGGTTTGTTATAATGGAGCTTCGGCGTCAGAAAAAATTGCCACCAATTTATATGATTTTATACTGATAGATTTGGGTTTGCCTGATTACGATGGGCTCGATTTGTTAAAAGAGGTAAAAAAACAGGGTTTGGATGCGGCCTGTATCATATTAACCGCCCGCGCCGAAATCAACGACCGCATTAAAGGGCTTGACCTGGGTGCCGATGATTACCTGCCCAAACCATTTTCATTGCTTGAGCTGCAAAGCCGGATGCAAGCTATTATTCGCCGCAAGTTTGGGGTTAAAAATAATATTATAGACCTGGATGGTTTCCTGATTGATTTAACCAACCGCACCATATCATACGGTACAAGCATGGTTAATACCATCACCAAAAAAGAATTCGACCTGATTGCTTACCTCATCCTGCATAAAAACCGCACGCTTACCAGGATGCAGTTAAGTGAACATATTTGGGGCAGTGTGGTTAACAACGATTACGACTCCAATTATATAGATGCACACATTAAAAACATCAGGAAAAAATTAAATGCATTTGCATCGCCCGACTGGTTGGAAACAGTGCGGGGGCTTGGATATAAAATAAAGATAAACGCTTAATTATTTGAAATTAAGAACAAAACTTACACTGTTTAACGCCATATCAAAACTGGTGATTGTGATACTTTTTGTATTGCTTGTACCTGTATTGATTAAAAACATAAGTAGCAGTTACGTTGATAGTAAGCTGATAAAACAAAAAAACAAACTGCTGCAAATTGTTAAAAGCCAGGGCATTGAAACTTATATAGTAAACGGCGAAGGCTATGGAAGTTACCTCCCGCTTAAAGATGAATACATAAGCCTTGATGAGGTTGACCCAAAGTATTTTTTAGATACCATTCAACGTGGTAAACGTCTTTTTAGCGAGGGCGACACGCTTGAGTACCGGATATTGAGCCATACTTTTAAGGTAAAAAACAAAAATTACCTCCTGGAAATTGGCAAAAGCGTTGATACCCTTGATGAAACCAGCATCCCCCTGCAAAACCTGGCTTTCCAGGTATTATTAGGCATGATATTGCTCACCGTACTTGCCGACCAGGTTTACTCCAATTATGTGCTTAAACCATTACGCATCATTATTAAAACCAAGCTTGTAGGCCAAAGGTTCCCAAATTTCCAGTCATACCGAAAGGTGCGCACCACTACATCAGATTTTGAGCATCTTGACCTGAGCATCCACAATATGATTGAGACTATTGCCGATAAATTTCATAAGGAACGCGAATTTATCTCCAACGCATCGCATGAGCTGATGACCCCGATATCTATCCTTCAGTCGAAAATTGAAAACATGTTTGAGGAGGAAGATATAAATGACGAGTTAAAAGTACGTTTGCTGGAGATGCAAAAAATTCTTAACCGGCTCAAAAGCATCACTAAAACCCTGCTCCTGATATCGCAAATTGAGAATGAGCAATTTTTAAAAGAAGATAAAGTTTCGGTAAGTGAGTTGTTGCAGGATGTTTATGACGAAATCTCCATTCGCCTTCAGGATAAAAACATAAGCTATGAAGTTTCGGTGCCCGATAACTGGTATATGGTAAACATTAATAAGTTCCTGCTTTTTAACCTGTTTTTTAACCTGATTAACAATGCTATAAAATATAACCGCGAGGATGGCAGCATCAGGGTTGCGGCAGTGGCCGTACATGATAAATTTATAATAAGCATAACCGATACCGGGATAGGAATAGATGCCGAAGCGCTGCCTTTGATATTTAACCGCTTTAAAAAATTCCGCCAGTCGCTGCAACAGGATAGCTTCGGCCTGGGGCTGCCTATAGTAAAATCTATAGCCGGCTTCCACAATATCGAAGTTGATGTAGTATCCGAAAAAGATGTAGGTAGTACTTTTAAGCTCATTTTTCCGGCTACATTGATAATTGTTAGTTGATCAACCCTTCGTATTCCTCTTGTTGTATCGGGAATTTTACATTTATGTACTAAAAATTAGTCAGCCTATTAGATTAAGGCTAAACAATAATCATTTTTCAAATCGCCACTTTCGTAATTGTTAATAAAATAAAGCAGAAGTGTGTATTTGTCTTTATTGGCAGTCAATTTATGCCAGTTTTGCGTTTGGCACCTGCTTTGCAAACGGAAGTATATATATACATATTATTATTATGAAATCTCTAAAAATTAAGGTAGCAACTTTCAGTTTGGCATTAGCTACGGTTGGAATATTAGGCTCGGGCTGTAATTCATTAACCAAAACACAAAAAGGGGCTGCTATTGGCGCTGGTGCCGGTGGTACTGTAGGCGCTTTTATTGGTAAGGCTGCGGGTAACACTGCTTTAGGTGCTATTATTGGTGGCGCCGTTGGTGGTACCGCAGGCGCATTTATTGGCCGAAATATGGACAGGCAGGCTGCGGAAATTAAACAAACAGTTCCCGGTGCTACGGTAACCCGCGAAGGCGAAGGTATCCTGGTGAAATTTGACTCGGGCATTTTATTTGATACCGACAAATCGGCTTTAAAAGCCGAAGCGCAAAGCAATTTGCAAAAACTGGCTGTATCGCTTCAAAATAACCCCGAAACTAATATTTTAATTGTTGGCCATACAGATAATACAGGAAGCGACGCGCATAATATGGATTTATCCATTCAAAGGGCTCAAGCTGTAAAATCGTACATCGCGGCCCAAAATGTTCCTGCATCACGCCTGCAAACTTCGGGCAAAGGTGAAACAGAGCCAATTGCCGATAACACAACAGTTGATGGACGTTCAAAAAACCGCAGGGTGGAAATTGTAATTGTTGCCAACTCAACAATGAAAAACCAAGCTAAACAATCGGCTCAATAATATAATAGTTAAGATAGATTTAAAAAGAAAAACCTGGCCTTTGCGACCAGGTTTTTCTTTTTTTGTACGCCCGGCACGGGCGCAAACTATAGGGTGAATACCTCCAATGCAAGGGTTAACCAAAGGCACTGGGGGGAGTAGCTGACTTCCTACTTCGGCCCGTAAGTTACTATCGGAATGATCATCTCTTCCAACGAAATTCCCCCGTGCTGGAAGGTTTCGTTATAAAAGTTAACAAAATGATTGTAGTTGTTCGGGTACACAAAATAACTATCCTCCTTGGCAAATACAAAGCTCGAGCTTAAGTGCAGCTTGGGCAACATAGCATCGTGCGGATTGCGGATGTGGAACACTTCTTTAGCGTTATAGTTCAGGTTTTTGCCTTGTTTGTAACGTAAATTGGTATTGGTATTCCTGTCGCCAACAATTTTGCTTGGGTTTTTTACGCGGATGGTGCCATGGTCGGTTGTAATAATTACACGCACCTGTTTCTGGGCCAAAAACTTCAACAGATCAAACAGGGGCGAATGCTCAAACCACGAGAGTGTTAATGACCGGTAAGCCGCATCATCACTTGCCAGCTCGCGTATCATCTGCATATCGGTACGGGCGTGCGATAGCATATCAACAAAGTTGTAAACAACTACATTCAGCTCATTGTTCATCAGGTTGCTAACCGACTCATTCAGCGCACGGCCTTCATCGATATTTAGAATTTTGTGATACGAGTACTTGCAGTCGCGGCGTAAAACGCGCTTTAAATGATCGGCAACAAATTCCGATTCGTAAAGGTTTTTACCACCTTCATCCTCATCATTTTGCCACATTTGCGGGTAGCGTTTTTCCATATCTAAAGGCATAAGGCCGCTAAAAATAGAATTACGGGCGTATTGCGTTGCTGTAGGTAAAATACTGTAGTAAGTATCCTCCTCCTCCATCCTGAAATATTCGGAGATGATAGGGTTGATGATCTTAAACTGATCGTAACGAAGGTTATCTATCAATATAAAAAACAGCGGCCCTTTGCCATCCATTTTAGGGAACACCTTCTTTTTAAACAACTGCGGGGAGCTTGTAGGCGCCGAATCGGGATTTTTTATCCAGTTTAAATAATTGCGCTCAATAAATTTGCAAAACTGCATGTTGGCTTCGGCCTTTTGCATGGTCAAAATCTCGTGCATGCCTGCATCTTCCAGTTTTTCCAGTTCCAGCTCCCAATAAATGAGTTTTTTATAAACGTCAACCCATTCCTGATGGCTCAGGTTATCGTTCAGCGTCATGCCCAGCGTGCGGAAGTCCATTTGATAGGCCATAGTAGTTTTTTCGGTTACCAGGCGTTTATTTTCCGTTAGCTTTTTAATGGTAAGCAGTATTTGTTTGGGGTGAACCGGCTTAATCAAGTAATCATCTATTTTTGAGCCGATGGCATCTTCCATCAAATATTCTTCTTCGTTTTTGGTTATCAGCACAATAGGCACATCATTATTGATGTTTTTTATTTGCTGCAGTGTTTCCAGCCCGGTAAGGCCCGGCATATTCTCGTCTAAAAAAACAAGGTCGAAATAGCCGCTTTTGAAAGTATCAACAGCATCGTTGCCATTGGTTACGGTGGTAACTTTATAGCCTTTTTCGCTTAAGAACAATATGTGTGGTCGTAACAGGTCAATTTCGTCATCAGCCCATAAAATGGTGGTATCTTGCATAGTATCTGGATTAAAAATATTCTGAATCAGAATTTTCAGGATTTGAGAATTTTCAGAATTATTGAATTTGGCGAATAAGATTAAGTTAAGTCAAATATCCTGTTTTTAATCAGTTATATTCTGTTAATTCTTAAATTCTGGCAATTCTGATTCAGACAGTAAACCCCAAAGAGACGCTTTTGTTGTTGATTAGTAAAGGTATTAACAAAATTTAACAAACATCACCGGCTTATTTTACCTTTGTTTTACATTTTTGCACTTTACTTAATCCATTGAACAAAAAGAAAATAATAAACGATCCGGTTTACGGTTTTATCAGCATTCCAACCGAACTGATATTCGACCTGATTGAACACCCTTACTTTCAGCGGTTAAGGTACATTAAGCAATTGGGGATGACGCACCTGGTTTATCCCGGCGCGCTGCACACCCGTTTTCATCATGCCATAGGTGCTATGTACCTAATGGACACCGCTATAGAAACCCTGCGCAACAAAGGCCACAACATAAGCGACGAAGAAGAAGAGGCGGTTACCATTGCTATATTGCTGCACGATATTGGCCATGGTCCATTCTCGCACGCCCTGGAGCGTACCATTATTGAGGGGATTGATCATGAGGATATCTCATCTATGCTGATGAACAAACTCAACCAGCAGTTTAATGGCCGTTTAACCATGGCTATAAGTATATTTAACAATACTTTCCCCCGTAAATTTCTGCATCAGCTGGTATCAAGCCAGTTGGATATGGACAGGTTGGATTATCTTAACCGCGATAGCTTTTTTACCGGTGTATCCGAAGGGGTGATCAGCTCCGAACGGATCATCAAAATGTTGAATGTTAAGGACGATCATATTGTAGTTGATGCGAAGGGCATTTACTCGATAGAAAAATTTTTAATTGCCCGCAGGCTCATGTACTGGCAGGTTTACCTGCACAAAACCGTAATTGCCGGCGAAGAGTTGTTGGTGAAGATATTTAAACGCTGCCGCGAGCTTACCCTGAAAGGCGAAGACCTTTTTGCTACACCTGCGTTAAAGCATTTTATAAAAGGAGGCATCAGCAAAGAAGCCTTTATGAACCAGGACCATCACCTGGAAACTTTTGCCAGTTTGGATGATACCGATATTATGGCAGCCGTAAAAGTTTGGGCGGGGCATAACGATTTTATACTATCAACCCTGGCGCAAAACCTGGTGCAGCGTAAGTTGTATCATGTAGATATCAGCAATAAGCGCCCCGATAAGGAGTTTGTAAACTCCCTTATAAAAAAGGCGATGAAAAAATACAGCATAAGCGAGCAGGATGCCGGATACTTTGTTTTTACTACATCTATACGTAATAATGCCTATACCGCCGGCGATGGCAACATAGGCATATTGATGAAAGATGGCCATGTACATGACATTACAACGGCCAGCGACAACTCTAATTTAGAGGCATTAGCAAAAACCGTAAAAAAATACATACTTTGCTATAGTAAGGAACTGATTTAGTGAGTGGAGAGCGGTGAGTAGTGAATGGTTGACAATGATTTTCCTAACCATTCACTACTCACCGCTCACCACTCACAATTAATATTTGCTGCTTTAATTATAACATTTAAATTTGTCGATGCAATTTACTGCCCAGGATATAAGTTTTCTGCTTAACGGAACGGTGGAAGGTGACCCTTCGGTTACCGTTAGTCAGTTAGCTAAAATAGAAGAAGGGGCCGCCGGCAGCCTTTCTTTTTTGGCCAACCCCAAATATGAGCAGTATTTATATACTACCAATGCTTCTGTAGTTATTGTCAATAATGATTTACAACTTACCGGCCCGGTAACGGCCACGCTTATCCGGGTTGAGAATGCCTACAGCGCGTTTTCGGTATTGTTGGAGAAGTACAACACGTTTAAGCTTAACAAAAAAGGTATCGAGCAACCTTGCTTTATACATCCAACAGCCCAGATTGGCGCCGAGCCTTACATAGGGGCATTTGCCTACATCGGCCTTAACGCAAAAATTGGCGATAACTGCAAAATTTATCCCAATGTTAACATATCTGATAATGTAACCATTGGTAACAACGTTACCTTATTTTCGGGCGTTACGGTTTATTTTGATTGTGTGATAGGCGATAATGTTATTGTACACTCCGGTGCCGTTATTGGAAGCGATGGTTTTGGTTTTGCCCCTAATCCTGATGGCACTTACACTAAAGTAGCCCAGATAGGTAACGTTATCCTGGAAGACGATGTTGAGGTTGGTTCAAATACCACTATCGACAGAGCAACCATGGGATCGACAGTGATACGCAAAGGCGTAAAATTGGATAACCTGATACAGATAGCCCATAATGTAGAGATAGGTGCAAATACCGTAATTGCCGCGCAAGCGGGCATTTCGGGAAGCACTAAAATTGGCGAGAATGTGATTATGGGCGGCCAGGTTGGTTTGGTTGGTCACATCAGCATTGCAAACCGTTCGCAGTTCCAGGCACAGTCGGGTGTTAGCAGAACTATTGCCGAGGAAGGAAAAAAATGGGCCGGTACGCCGGCTACGCTATACAGCGCAAACATGCGTTCAAACGTGGTCATAAGCCGCCTTCCCGAATTGGAGAAAAGAATAAACGAATTAGAAAAAATAATAGCAGAATTAAAGAGGGACAGTCATTAGTCATTGGTCATTAGTCATTGGGTTTTTGCTTGATGACTATCTGAACTGTTCACCAATGACTAATGCCCAATGACCAATAATATGAATGTAAAACAAAGAACCATTAAATCACCTGTATCGGTTTCGGGTACCGGCCTGCATACCGGTCAAAGGGTAACCATGACCTTTAACCCGGCACCAGAGAACCACGGCTATAAATTCAGGAGGATTGATATACCAGGCTCGCCAATAATTGATGCCGACGTTGATAATGTAACTGACACATCGCGTGGCACTACCATTTCTCAAAATGGGGCTACCGTGAATACTGTCGAGCACGTATTGGCTGCTTTGGTAGGTATGGAGATAGATAATGTGCTGATTGATATGGATGGCCCGGAAACGCCTATAATGGATGGCAGTTCTATCCAGTTTGTCGACATCATAACCGAAACAGGTTTTACCGAGCAGGAAGCAGACCGCGAATATTACCACATACCTTACAATATCCATTACTCCGAGCCTGATCGTAAGGTAGAAATGGTTGCCATGCCTTTAGACGATTACCGCTTTACCTGTATGGTTGATTACAACTCACAGGTATTGGGTAGCCAGCATGCCAGTATCTCGAGCATTACCGAGTTTAAAAAAGAAATTGCATCGTGCCGTACCTTTTGCTTTTTGCACGAGCTTGAAATGCTGTTAAAGCACGACCTGATAAAAGGCGGCGATTTAAACAACGCTATCGTGGTTGTTGATAAAGAAGTTGACGAAGAAGAGCTTGCCCACCTGGCCAAGTTGTTTAACCGCAAGGACATTAGTGTTGCGCCGCAAGGTATTTTAAACAATGCCGAACTACGCCACCAAAACGAGCCCGCCAGGCACAAACTGCTGGATATGATTGGCGATTTGGCCTTGGTTGGCGTGCCGCTTAAAGGCCATATTATGGCTGCCCGCCCCGGTCATGCTGCTAACGTAGCCTTTGCTAAAAAAATTAAGACCCTGATTAAAAAAGAAAAAAGCCGTAAACAGGTTAAAGTTTACGATGCCAATGCTAAACCGGTGTATGATACCGTTGAGATTATGGGCTTGTTGCCGCATAGGCAGCCTTTTTTAATGATTGATAAAATATTGGAACTGACCAAAAACCATGTGGTAGGGGCTAAAAACGTAACCATTAACGAGGAGTTTTTTAAAGGTCACTTCCCGGGCGCACCAATATTTCCAGGCGTATTGCAAATTGAAGGTATGGTACAAACGGGCGGTATATTGGTGTTAAACACCGTACCCGACCCGGAAAATTACCTGACCCTGTTTTTAAAGATCGAGAACGCGCGCTTTAAAAGTAAAGTAGTGCCGGGCGATACCATTATTTACATTTGCGATCTGCTGGCGCCAATCCGCCGTGGTATTGCAACCATGAAGGGTGTTGGTATGGTAGGTAACCGGGTTGTTGTTGAGGCCGAGTTAATGGCACAAATTGTAAAAGTAAAAGGAAACGAAGCATGATCCAGCCTTTAGCATATATACACCCACAGGCAAAAATTGCCGATAACGTGGTGATTGAACCTTTTGTTACCATTCACAAGGATGTTGAAATTGGCGAGGGTACCTGGATCGGTTCCAACTCCGTAATCATGGATGGAGCCCGGATAGGCAAAAACTGCCGTATTTTTCCCGGTGCCGTAGTCTCTGCACCGCCACAGGATTTAAAGTACAAGGGCGAGCAAAGTACGGTATCTATTGGTGATAATACCACTATCCGCGAATGCGTAACCCTTAATCGTGGTACCGCTTTAGATAAAAACACCACCACCATAGGCAGCAATTGCCTGCTGATGGCTTATGTACACGTAGCGCATGATTGTGTTATTGGCGATAACGTAATTATTGCCAACGCAGTACAGTTGGCAGGC
The genomic region above belongs to Mucilaginibacter sp. KACC 22773 and contains:
- a CDS encoding FAD:protein FMN transferase produces the protein MLAVKTLGNNLTTYKRNVHAMGDKFEISVVGSDPLLANEQIEIAIDEINRVEKLLSAFGDHSNIKQINREAGVAPVKANGEIFRLISRALQISELTHGAFDITYFTGNTGNDTTSVENVTVKTAPYSVMQTNYQNVVLDAGKQTIFLKEKGMRIGFGANSKGYAADRAKFILQMNGVSSGVINSGGDLLTWGTQPNNKPWTVGTADPEQRKQPFAHLNISNMAFATSVNAEKYASISKKKFQSIASANKGFPVSEIKSVSVLSPTAELADAMASPMISIGINAGMYLINQLNQIACVIIDDQDRVYMSKGISI
- a CDS encoding response regulator transcription factor, which gives rise to MNVLIIEDEKALAQELEIFLTNYNYICEVCYNGASASEKIATNLYDFILIDLGLPDYDGLDLLKEVKKQGLDAACIILTARAEINDRIKGLDLGADDYLPKPFSLLELQSRMQAIIRRKFGVKNNIIDLDGFLIDLTNRTISYGTSMVNTITKKEFDLIAYLILHKNRTLTRMQLSEHIWGSVVNNDYDSNYIDAHIKNIRKKLNAFASPDWLETVRGLGYKIKINA
- a CDS encoding sensor histidine kinase, coding for MKLRTKLTLFNAISKLVIVILFVLLVPVLIKNISSSYVDSKLIKQKNKLLQIVKSQGIETYIVNGEGYGSYLPLKDEYISLDEVDPKYFLDTIQRGKRLFSEGDTLEYRILSHTFKVKNKNYLLEIGKSVDTLDETSIPLQNLAFQVLLGMILLTVLADQVYSNYVLKPLRIIIKTKLVGQRFPNFQSYRKVRTTTSDFEHLDLSIHNMIETIADKFHKEREFISNASHELMTPISILQSKIENMFEEEDINDELKVRLLEMQKILNRLKSITKTLLLISQIENEQFLKEDKVSVSELLQDVYDEISIRLQDKNISYEVSVPDNWYMVNINKFLLFNLFFNLINNAIKYNREDGSIRVAAVAVHDKFIISITDTGIGIDAEALPLIFNRFKKFRQSLQQDSFGLGLPIVKSIAGFHNIEVDVVSEKDVGSTFKLIFPATLIIVS
- a CDS encoding OmpA family protein encodes the protein MKSLKIKVATFSLALATVGILGSGCNSLTKTQKGAAIGAGAGGTVGAFIGKAAGNTALGAIIGGAVGGTAGAFIGRNMDRQAAEIKQTVPGATVTREGEGILVKFDSGILFDTDKSALKAEAQSNLQKLAVSLQNNPETNILIVGHTDNTGSDAHNMDLSIQRAQAVKSYIAAQNVPASRLQTSGKGETEPIADNTTVDGRSKNRRVEIVIVANSTMKNQAKQSAQ
- the porX gene encoding T9SS response regulator signal transducer PorX; amino-acid sequence: MQDTTILWADDEIDLLRPHILFLSEKGYKVTTVTNGNDAVDTFKSGYFDLVFLDENMPGLTGLETLQQIKNINNDVPIVLITKNEEEYLMEDAIGSKIDDYLIKPVHPKQILLTIKKLTENKRLVTEKTTMAYQMDFRTLGMTLNDNLSHQEWVDVYKKLIYWELELEKLEDAGMHEILTMQKAEANMQFCKFIERNYLNWIKNPDSAPTSSPQLFKKKVFPKMDGKGPLFFILIDNLRYDQFKIINPIISEYFRMEEEDTYYSILPTATQYARNSIFSGLMPLDMEKRYPQMWQNDEDEGGKNLYESEFVADHLKRVLRRDCKYSYHKILNIDEGRALNESVSNLMNNELNVVVYNFVDMLSHARTDMQMIRELASDDAAYRSLTLSWFEHSPLFDLLKFLAQKQVRVIITTDHGTIRVKNPSKIVGDRNTNTNLRYKQGKNLNYNAKEVFHIRNPHDAMLPKLHLSSSFVFAKEDSYFVYPNNYNHFVNFYNETFQHGGISLEEMIIPIVTYGPK
- a CDS encoding HD domain-containing protein, whose protein sequence is MNKKKIINDPVYGFISIPTELIFDLIEHPYFQRLRYIKQLGMTHLVYPGALHTRFHHAIGAMYLMDTAIETLRNKGHNISDEEEEAVTIAILLHDIGHGPFSHALERTIIEGIDHEDISSMLMNKLNQQFNGRLTMAISIFNNTFPRKFLHQLVSSQLDMDRLDYLNRDSFFTGVSEGVISSERIIKMLNVKDDHIVVDAKGIYSIEKFLIARRLMYWQVYLHKTVIAGEELLVKIFKRCRELTLKGEDLFATPALKHFIKGGISKEAFMNQDHHLETFASLDDTDIMAAVKVWAGHNDFILSTLAQNLVQRKLYHVDISNKRPDKEFVNSLIKKAMKKYSISEQDAGYFVFTTSIRNNAYTAGDGNIGILMKDGHVHDITTASDNSNLEALAKTVKKYILCYSKELI
- the lpxD gene encoding UDP-3-O-(3-hydroxymyristoyl)glucosamine N-acyltransferase → MQFTAQDISFLLNGTVEGDPSVTVSQLAKIEEGAAGSLSFLANPKYEQYLYTTNASVVIVNNDLQLTGPVTATLIRVENAYSAFSVLLEKYNTFKLNKKGIEQPCFIHPTAQIGAEPYIGAFAYIGLNAKIGDNCKIYPNVNISDNVTIGNNVTLFSGVTVYFDCVIGDNVIVHSGAVIGSDGFGFAPNPDGTYTKVAQIGNVILEDDVEVGSNTTIDRATMGSTVIRKGVKLDNLIQIAHNVEIGANTVIAAQAGISGSTKIGENVIMGGQVGLVGHISIANRSQFQAQSGVSRTIAEEGKKWAGTPATLYSANMRSNVVISRLPELEKRINELEKIIAELKRDSH
- a CDS encoding bifunctional UDP-3-O-[3-hydroxymyristoyl] N-acetylglucosamine deacetylase/3-hydroxyacyl-ACP dehydratase; protein product: MNVKQRTIKSPVSVSGTGLHTGQRVTMTFNPAPENHGYKFRRIDIPGSPIIDADVDNVTDTSRGTTISQNGATVNTVEHVLAALVGMEIDNVLIDMDGPETPIMDGSSIQFVDIITETGFTEQEADREYYHIPYNIHYSEPDRKVEMVAMPLDDYRFTCMVDYNSQVLGSQHASISSITEFKKEIASCRTFCFLHELEMLLKHDLIKGGDLNNAIVVVDKEVDEEELAHLAKLFNRKDISVAPQGILNNAELRHQNEPARHKLLDMIGDLALVGVPLKGHIMAARPGHAANVAFAKKIKTLIKKEKSRKQVKVYDANAKPVYDTVEIMGLLPHRQPFLMIDKILELTKNHVVGAKNVTINEEFFKGHFPGAPIFPGVLQIEGMVQTGGILVLNTVPDPENYLTLFLKIENARFKSKVVPGDTIIYICDLLAPIRRGIATMKGVGMVGNRVVVEAELMAQIVKVKGNEA
- the lpxA gene encoding acyl-ACP--UDP-N-acetylglucosamine O-acyltransferase, coding for MIQPLAYIHPQAKIADNVVIEPFVTIHKDVEIGEGTWIGSNSVIMDGARIGKNCRIFPGAVVSAPPQDLKYKGEQSTVSIGDNTTIRECVTLNRGTALDKNTTTIGSNCLLMAYVHVAHDCVIGDNVIIANAVQLAGHINVYDYAFIGGSSAVHQFVEIGAHSMISGGSLVRKDVPPFTKAGREPLSYVGINSVGLRRRGFSAATIAEIQEIYRILFLKKYNVSKALDIIEAEFTPSVERDEIINFLQNSQRGIMKGFGNS